The Trichosurus vulpecula isolate mTriVul1 chromosome 4, mTriVul1.pri, whole genome shotgun sequence genome contains a region encoding:
- the RNF220 gene encoding E3 ubiquitin-protein ligase RNF220 isoform X2 translates to MPRARSRGRSGAAGVGGGRREETFLRVRANRQTRLNARIGKMKRRKQDEGQVCPLCSRPLAGSESEMSRHVERCLSQREGSCVAEDDSVDIETENSTRFEEYEWCGQKRIRATTLLEGGFRGSGFIMCSGKENPDSDADLDVDGDDTLEYGKPQYTEADVIPCTGEEPGEAKEREALRGAVLNGGTPSTRITPEFSKWASDEMPSTSNGESSKQEVAMQKTCKNSDIEKITEDSAVTTFEALKARVRELERQLSRGDRYKCLICMDSYTMPLTSIQCWHVHCEECWLRTLGAKKLCPQCNTITAPGDLRRIYL, encoded by the exons ATGCCGAGGGCCCGGAGCCGCGGGCGCAGCGGGGCGGCCGGCGTGGGCGGCGGCAGGAGGGAGGAA ACCTTCCTGAGAGTGAGAGCCAACCGGCAGACCCGGCTGAATG CTCGAATTGGGAAGATGAAGCGTCGGAAGCAGGATGAAGGCCAGGTATGTCCCCTGTGCAGCCGCCCCCTGGCAGGATCGGAGTCCGAGATGAGTAGGCATGTGGAGCGATGCCTGTCCCAG AGGGAAGGCTCCTGCGTGGCCGAGGACGACTCTGTGGACATCGAGACTGAGAACAGCACCCGTTTCGAAGAGTATGAGTGGTGTGGGCAGAAGAGGATACGGGCCACCACCCTCCTGGAGGGCGGCTTCCGAG GTTCTGGCTTCATCATGTGCAGCGGCAAAGAGAATCCAGACAGTGATGCTGACCTGGATGTGGATGGCGATGACACCCTGGAGTATGGGAAGCCCCA GTACACTGAAGCAGACGTCATCCCGTGTACTGGTGAAGAGCCAGGTGAAGCCAAAGAGAGAGAGGCCCTCAGGGGAGCTGTGCTAAA tGGCGGCACACCCAGTACTCGGATAACACCAGAGTTCTCTAAGTGGGCCAGCGATG AGATGCCTTCCACAAGTAATGGTGAGAGCAGCAAGCAGGAGGTGGCCATGCAAAAGACATGCAAGAACAGTGACATTGAAAA GATCACAGAGGACTCAGCTGTGACCACATTTGAGGCCCTGAAGGCCCGTGTGCGGGAGCTGGAGCGGCAGCTGTCCCGTGGGGATCGATACAAATGTCTCATCTGCATG GACTCCTACACAATGCCTCTGACATCGATCCAGTGTTGGCACGTGCACTGTGAGGAGTGCTGGCTCCGGACCCTG GGAGCCAAGAAGCTGTGCCCTCAGTGTAACACCATCACAGCCCCTGGGGACCTGCGGCGCATCTACTTGTGA